A DNA window from bacterium contains the following coding sequences:
- a CDS encoding glycosyltransferase 87 family protein, with protein MLKDWLIRRSFWILMILGIVMEIAFYALAHITDIRYQLPDLYYYFTHAFVIYVLVILYVKFFWGKSFLSVELIVAFGILFRLTMVFEQPVLSDDIYRYIWDGRVANIGINPYRYVPESDNLAGLRDRAVYKPMNHKEVHTIYPPLMQGIFQATTFFSQSVWAMKLMFLLFDIGIMIVIVSLLKHFDRALSWVLVYAWNPLAVLETGWSGHGEVVAVFFMILGLWFAVKYKPVAAAIMLALSFLAKYLAIIFLPFVEDIRSRFKVLVAAVLVFAIIIVIGFLPFSSAQDYWFIGLQQYTSTWEFNSFFYSNLYDFLKDFFINDPSHYLFGIETDNKARLLTKLIFSVVLAAIFTGLYISYIKKSYTVQKQQIIKMAYILVGSLLLFSPTLHPWYLIWIIPLLCFYPNPAWIGFTGLITLSYTVLAEFQKTGVWQEFKTILLWQYIPFFVVLIALFTWNLYHNVIKAHPGERE; from the coding sequence ATGCTGAAAGATTGGCTTATCCGGCGCAGTTTCTGGATTTTAATGATTTTAGGCATCGTAATGGAAATTGCTTTTTATGCGCTTGCACACATTACAGATATCCGATATCAATTGCCGGATCTTTATTACTATTTCACTCACGCATTTGTCATTTACGTTCTCGTCATTTTGTATGTTAAATTTTTCTGGGGAAAAAGCTTTTTATCGGTTGAATTGATCGTTGCTTTTGGCATTCTATTTCGCCTGACGATGGTTTTCGAACAACCGGTACTATCCGATGACATTTACCGTTATATCTGGGACGGACGTGTTGCCAATATCGGCATCAATCCTTATCGGTATGTACCGGAATCCGACAATCTTGCCGGCTTACGCGATCGCGCTGTATATAAGCCGATGAACCACAAAGAAGTTCATACCATTTATCCGCCACTGATGCAGGGAATTTTTCAAGCGACAACTTTTTTTTCTCAATCGGTGTGGGCAATGAAACTTATGTTCTTGCTGTTTGATATCGGCATTATGATTGTGATCGTTTCATTGCTTAAACACTTTGACCGCGCCCTCAGTTGGGTACTGGTTTACGCGTGGAATCCATTGGCTGTTCTTGAAACAGGATGGAGTGGACATGGCGAAGTAGTGGCTGTTTTCTTTATGATATTGGGGCTGTGGTTCGCAGTTAAATACAAGCCCGTGGCCGCGGCAATAATGCTGGCCTTGTCCTTTCTTGCAAAGTATCTCGCCATTATTTTCTTACCGTTTGTCGAAGATATTCGGTCGCGATTCAAAGTTTTGGTTGCTGCTGTTTTAGTTTTTGCAATAATTATTGTTATTGGGTTTCTGCCATTTTCAAGCGCACAGGATTATTGGTTTATCGGACTTCAGCAATATACATCGACATGGGAATTCAATTCGTTTTTCTATTCCAATCTTTACGATTTTTTGAAAGATTTTTTTATCAACGACCCGTCGCATTATTTATTCGGGATTGAAACTGACAACAAGGCCCGATTGCTTACAAAATTAATTTTCAGTGTGGTTTTGGCCGCTATTTTCACAGGCTTGTATATTTCTTATATCAAAAAAAGTTATACGGTACAAAAGCAACAAATTATAAAGATGGCGTATATCCTTGTAGGATCCCTGCTTTTATTTAGTCCGACGTTGCATCCCTGGTATCTGATATGGATTATTCCTTTATTGTGTTTTTATCCCAATCCGGCATGGATTGGTTTCACGGGATTAATCACTTTATCGTATACAGTATTGGCGGAATTTCAAAAAACAGGCGTGTGGCAGGAATTTAAAACTATTCTTTTATGGCAATACATTCCATTTTTCGTTGTTCTGATTGCTTTATTTACGTGGAATCTTTACCATAATGTTATCAAAGCGCATCCGGGAGAACGTGAATGA